A part of Pongo pygmaeus isolate AG05252 chromosome 14, NHGRI_mPonPyg2-v2.0_pri, whole genome shotgun sequence genomic DNA contains:
- the AMER2 gene encoding APC membrane recruitment protein 2 isoform X1: METSRSRGGGGAVSERGGAGASVGVCRRKAEAGAGTLAADMDLHCDCAAETPAAEPPSGKINKAAFKLFKKRKSGGTMPSIFGVKNKGDGKSSGPTGMVRSRTHDGLAEVLVLESGRKEEPRGGGDSGGGGGGRPNPGPPRAAGPGGGSLASSSVAKSHSFFSLLKKNGRSENGKGEPADPSKAGGKQKRGLRGLFSGMRWHRKDKRAKAEAAEGRAPGGGLILPGSLTASLECVKEETPRAAREPEEPSQDAPRDPAGEPAGGEEVPAPADRAPARSCREAEGPAHPGDTGARGEDAAGHRRAEKPRAPPEPGPGEVRTAEDASRTGAVPVKTVPLVDSEGGSGRAPGAPDPASVDPPSDPSADRICLMFSDVTSLKSFDSLTGCGDIIADQEEEAGPSCDKHVPGPGKPALSKKNPGVVAYQGGGEEMASPDEVDDTYLQEFWDMLSQTEEQGPEPQEGAAKVAAALETKVVPETPKDTRCVEAAKDASSVKRRRLNRIPIEPHPKEEPKHPEKEQQEGVPNSDEGYWDSTTPGPEEDSSSSGKKAGIPRDSYSGDALYDLYADPDGSPATLPGGKDNEETSCLSRLKPVSPGTITCPLRTPGSLLKDSKIPISIKHLTNLPSSHPVVHQQPSRSEMPRTKIPVSKVLVRRVSNRGLAGTTIRATACHDSAKKL; encoded by the coding sequence ATGGAGACGAGCCGGagccgcggcggcggcggggctGTCAGCGAGCGCGGCGGAGCTGGCGCGTCCGTGGGGGTCTGCAGGAGGAAGGCGGAGGCCGGGGCCGGGACCCTCGCGGCAGACATGGACTTGCATTGTGACTGTGCCGCCGAAACGCCGGCCGCCGAGCCGCCCTCGGGGAAGATTAATAAAGCTGCCTTCAAATTATTCAAGAAGAGGAAATCgggtggcaccatgcccagcatttttGGGGTCAAAAACAAAGGGGACGGGAAAAGCTCGGGTCCGACGGGGATGGTGAGGAGCAGGACCCACGACGGACTTGCCGAGGTGCTGGTGCTGGAGAGCGGCAGGAAGGAGGAGCCGCGCGGCGGGGGCGAcagcggcgggggcggcggggggcGGCCGAACCCGGGCCCCCCCAGAGCCGCAGGGCCCGGCGGGGGCTCCCTCGCCAGCAGCTCGGTGGCCAAGTCGCACAGCTTCTTCTCGCTGCTGAAGAAGAACGGGCGCTCGGAAAACGGCAAGGGAGAGCCTGCGGACCCGAGCAAGGCCGGCGGCAAACAAAAGCGGGGGCTGCGGGGGCTGTTCAGCGGCATGCGCTGGCACAGGAAAGACAAGCGGGCCAAGGCGGAGGCCGCGGAGGGGCGCGCGCCCGGGGGCGGCCTGATCCTGCCCGGCTCGCTCACCGCCAGCCTGGAGTGCGTCAAGGAGGAGACGCCCAGAGCCGCGCGCGAGCCGGAGGAGCCCAGCCAGGACGCCCCGCGAGACCCAGCAGGTGAGCCCGCAGGGGGAGAGGAGGTGCCCGCCCCCGCCGACCGCGCCCCAGCGCGGAGCTGCCGAGAGGCCGAGGGCCCCGCGCACCCCGGCGACACCGGCGCCCGGGGAGAGGACGCCGCGGGGCATCGGCGCGCCGAGAAGCCCCGGGCACCCCCCGAGCCGGGGCCCGGGGAGGTCCGCACGGCAGAGGACGCTTCCAGGACGGGGGCCGTTCCCGTAAAGACGGTCCCCCTTGTCGACTCCGAAGGCGGCAGCGGCCGGGCGCCCGGCGCCCCGGACCCTGCCTCTGTCGATCCACCCTCAGACCCGTCGGCAGATCGTATTTGTTTGATGTTTTCTGACGTGACTTCACTGAAAAGCTTTGACTCTCTTACAGGCTGTGGAGATATTATTGCAGACCAAGAGGAAGAGGCAGGTCCCAGCTGTGACAAGCATGTCCCCGGGCCAGGCAAGCCGGCTCTCTCTAAAAAGAACCCCGGCGTGGTGGCCTACCAAGGAGGCGGGGAAGAGATGGCCAGCCCGGACGAGGTGGACGACACCTATCTACAGGAGTTCTGGGACATGCTCTCCCAGACCGAGGAGCAGGGACCCGAGCCCCAGGAGGGCGCGGCTAAGGTGGCAGCTGCGCTGGAAACCAAGGTGGTGCCCGAGACCCCCAAAGACACCAGGTGTGTGGAAGCGGCCAAGGACGCGTCCTCAGTCAAGCGCAGGAGGCTCAACCGAATTCCCATCGAGCCCCATCCGAAGGAGGAGCCCAAGCACCCGGAGAAGGAGCAGCAGGAAGGCGTCCCCAACAGCGACGAGGGCTACTGGGActccaccacgccaggcccagaGGAAGACAGCTCGAGCAGCGGGAAGAAGGCGGGCATCCCCCGGGATAGCTACAGCGGGGACGCGCTCTATGATCTTTATGCTGACCCGGATGGAAGTCCAGCAACCCTTCCTGGAGGGAAGGACAACGAGGAGACGTCCTGCCTGTCCCGGTTAAAGCCCGTATCTCCAGGCACCATCACCTGTCCACTGCGAACACCAGGCAGCTTGCTGAAGGACTCTAAGATCCCTATTAGCATCAAGCACCTGACCAACCTTCCATCTAGCCATCCCGTGGTGCACCAGCAACCCTCCAGGAGTGAGATGCCCAGAACAAAAATCccggtttccaaagtgctggtccGCAGAGTCAGCAACCGGGGCTTGGCTGGGACCACCATCAGGGCAACGGCCTGCCACGACAGTGCCAAAAAGTTGTGA
- the AMER2 gene encoding APC membrane recruitment protein 2 isoform X2 encodes METSRSRGGGGAVSERGGAGASVGVCRRKAEAGAGTLAADMDLHCDCAAETPAAEPPSGKINKAAFKLFKKRKSGGTMPSIFGVKNKGDGKSSGPTGMVRSRTHDGLAEVLVLESGRKEEPRGGGDSGGGGGGRPNPGPPRAAGPGGGSLASSSVAKSHSFFSLLKKNGRSENGKGEPADPSKAGGKQKRGLRGLFSGMRWHRKDKRAKAEAAEGRAPGGGLILPGSLTASLECVKEETPRAAREPEEPSQDAPRDPAGCGDIIADQEEEAGPSCDKHVPGPGKPALSKKNPGVVAYQGGGEEMASPDEVDDTYLQEFWDMLSQTEEQGPEPQEGAAKVAAALETKVVPETPKDTRCVEAAKDASSVKRRRLNRIPIEPHPKEEPKHPEKEQQEGVPNSDEGYWDSTTPGPEEDSSSSGKKAGIPRDSYSGDALYDLYADPDGSPATLPGGKDNEETSCLSRLKPVSPGTITCPLRTPGSLLKDSKIPISIKHLTNLPSSHPVVHQQPSRSEMPRTKIPVSKVLVRRVSNRGLAGTTIRATACHDSAKKL; translated from the exons ATGGAGACGAGCCGGagccgcggcggcggcggggctGTCAGCGAGCGCGGCGGAGCTGGCGCGTCCGTGGGGGTCTGCAGGAGGAAGGCGGAGGCCGGGGCCGGGACCCTCGCGGCAGACATGGACTTGCATTGTGACTGTGCCGCCGAAACGCCGGCCGCCGAGCCGCCCTCGGGGAAGATTAATAAAGCTGCCTTCAAATTATTCAAGAAGAGGAAATCgggtggcaccatgcccagcatttttGGGGTCAAAAACAAAGGGGACGGGAAAAGCTCGGGTCCGACGGGGATGGTGAGGAGCAGGACCCACGACGGACTTGCCGAGGTGCTGGTGCTGGAGAGCGGCAGGAAGGAGGAGCCGCGCGGCGGGGGCGAcagcggcgggggcggcggggggcGGCCGAACCCGGGCCCCCCCAGAGCCGCAGGGCCCGGCGGGGGCTCCCTCGCCAGCAGCTCGGTGGCCAAGTCGCACAGCTTCTTCTCGCTGCTGAAGAAGAACGGGCGCTCGGAAAACGGCAAGGGAGAGCCTGCGGACCCGAGCAAGGCCGGCGGCAAACAAAAGCGGGGGCTGCGGGGGCTGTTCAGCGGCATGCGCTGGCACAGGAAAGACAAGCGGGCCAAGGCGGAGGCCGCGGAGGGGCGCGCGCCCGGGGGCGGCCTGATCCTGCCCGGCTCGCTCACCGCCAGCCTGGAGTGCGTCAAGGAGGAGACGCCCAGAGCCGCGCGCGAGCCGGAGGAGCCCAGCCAGGACGCCCCGCGAGACCCAGCAG GCTGTGGAGATATTATTGCAGACCAAGAGGAAGAGGCAGGTCCCAGCTGTGACAAGCATGTCCCCGGGCCAGGCAAGCCGGCTCTCTCTAAAAAGAACCCCGGCGTGGTGGCCTACCAAGGAGGCGGGGAAGAGATGGCCAGCCCGGACGAGGTGGACGACACCTATCTACAGGAGTTCTGGGACATGCTCTCCCAGACCGAGGAGCAGGGACCCGAGCCCCAGGAGGGCGCGGCTAAGGTGGCAGCTGCGCTGGAAACCAAGGTGGTGCCCGAGACCCCCAAAGACACCAGGTGTGTGGAAGCGGCCAAGGACGCGTCCTCAGTCAAGCGCAGGAGGCTCAACCGAATTCCCATCGAGCCCCATCCGAAGGAGGAGCCCAAGCACCCGGAGAAGGAGCAGCAGGAAGGCGTCCCCAACAGCGACGAGGGCTACTGGGActccaccacgccaggcccagaGGAAGACAGCTCGAGCAGCGGGAAGAAGGCGGGCATCCCCCGGGATAGCTACAGCGGGGACGCGCTCTATGATCTTTATGCTGACCCGGATGGAAGTCCAGCAACCCTTCCTGGAGGGAAGGACAACGAGGAGACGTCCTGCCTGTCCCGGTTAAAGCCCGTATCTCCAGGCACCATCACCTGTCCACTGCGAACACCAGGCAGCTTGCTGAAGGACTCTAAGATCCCTATTAGCATCAAGCACCTGACCAACCTTCCATCTAGCCATCCCGTGGTGCACCAGCAACCCTCCAGGAGTGAGATGCCCAGAACAAAAATCccggtttccaaagtgctggtccGCAGAGTCAGCAACCGGGGCTTGGCTGGGACCACCATCAGGGCAACGGCCTGCCACGACAGTGCCAAAAAGTTGTGA